A stretch of Mycobacterium sp. ITM-2016-00316 DNA encodes these proteins:
- a CDS encoding tripartite tricarboxylate transporter permease, which produces MENFDWLMQGFAEAATPMNLLYAAIGVLLGTAVGVLPGIGPAMTVALLLPITYNVSPSAAFIMFAGIFYGGMYGGSTTSILLNTPGESSSVITALEGNKMAKAGRAAQALATAAIGSFVAGAIGTALLAAFAPAISRFAVTLGAPSYLAIMLFALVAVTAVLGSSKMRGVISLLLGLAIGIVGIDSLTGQPRATFGLPLLADGIDIVVIAVAVFALGEALWVAAHLRRRPADVIPVGRPWMGKEDWKRSWKPWLRGTAYGFPFGALPAGGAELPTFLSYITEKKLSKHPEQFGKGAIEGVAGPEAANNASAAGTLVPMLSLGLPTNATAAVMLTAFVSYGIQPGPTLFDKEPLLIWTLIASLFIGNFLLLALNLPLAPLWAKLLRTPRPYLYAGILFFAALGAFAVNLQPLDLLLLLIFGLMGLMMRRFGLPVLPLIIGVILGPRIERQLRQSLQLGGGDWGNLFTEPVAIVTYVLMALLLLAPLVLRLFNRSEESLLIVEDDKDQKAKASQS; this is translated from the coding sequence ATGGAGAACTTCGACTGGCTCATGCAGGGGTTCGCCGAGGCGGCGACCCCGATGAACCTGCTGTATGCCGCGATCGGCGTGTTGTTGGGCACCGCGGTCGGCGTGCTGCCCGGTATCGGCCCGGCGATGACGGTGGCGCTGCTGCTGCCGATCACCTACAACGTCAGCCCGAGCGCGGCGTTCATCATGTTCGCCGGCATCTTCTACGGCGGCATGTACGGCGGGTCGACGACCTCGATCCTGCTGAACACGCCGGGTGAGTCGTCCTCGGTGATCACCGCGCTGGAGGGCAACAAGATGGCCAAGGCCGGCCGCGCCGCGCAGGCGCTGGCTACCGCGGCCATCGGGTCCTTCGTGGCGGGCGCCATCGGTACGGCGCTGCTGGCCGCATTCGCGCCGGCGATCTCCCGGTTCGCGGTCACCCTCGGGGCGCCGTCCTATCTGGCGATCATGCTGTTCGCCCTCGTCGCGGTGACCGCGGTGCTGGGGTCTTCGAAGATGCGCGGCGTGATCTCGCTGCTGCTGGGCCTGGCGATCGGCATCGTCGGCATCGACTCACTGACCGGACAACCGCGGGCCACCTTCGGTCTGCCCTTGCTGGCCGACGGCATCGATATCGTCGTCATCGCGGTGGCGGTGTTCGCGCTCGGTGAGGCGCTGTGGGTTGCCGCGCATCTGCGGCGCCGTCCGGCCGATGTCATACCGGTGGGCCGGCCGTGGATGGGCAAGGAGGACTGGAAGCGGTCCTGGAAGCCATGGCTGCGTGGCACCGCGTACGGGTTCCCGTTCGGTGCGCTGCCCGCCGGCGGCGCGGAGCTGCCGACCTTCCTGAGCTATATCACCGAGAAGAAGCTGAGCAAGCATCCCGAGCAGTTCGGCAAGGGCGCCATCGAGGGTGTCGCCGGGCCGGAGGCGGCCAACAATGCCTCGGCCGCAGGCACTCTGGTGCCGATGCTGTCGCTGGGTCTGCCGACCAATGCGACTGCGGCGGTGATGCTGACCGCGTTTGTGTCCTACGGTATCCAGCCCGGTCCGACGCTGTTCGACAAGGAACCGCTGCTCATCTGGACGCTCATCGCGAGCCTGTTCATCGGCAACTTCCTGCTGCTGGCGCTGAATCTGCCGCTGGCGCCGCTGTGGGCCAAACTGCTGCGCACTCCGCGGCCGTATCTGTACGCGGGCATTCTGTTCTTCGCCGCGCTCGGTGCGTTCGCGGTCAACCTGCAGCCGCTGGATCTGTTGCTGCTGTTGATCTTCGGATTGATGGGCCTGATGATGCGACGGTTCGGGCTGCCGGTGCTGCCGTTGATCATCGGGGTGATTCTCGGGCCGCGTATCGAACGGCAACTGCGGCAGAGCCTGCAGCTCGGCGGCGGTGACTGGGGCAACCTGTTCACCGAGCCGGTCGCGATCGTCACCTATGTGCTGATGGCACTGCTGTTGCTCGCACCCTTGGTGCTGCGACTGTTCAACCGCAGCGAGGAGAGTCTGTTGATCGTCGAGGACGACAAGGATCAGAAAGCGAAGGCGTCGCAATCATGA
- a CDS encoding tripartite tricarboxylate transporter TctB family protein → MAEKSRPDYAQYVVCAVMVAVGAFLLYDALTMPGGYAEVDPVGPRFFPIVIGAGLLVMSIVLAIAIPRGLKGEADAGEDIDPDMPSDWRTVGLLVGLFVMLIVLVNPLGWTITSALFFAGCATVLGSRHYVRNIAIGVVLALASFYAFYSGLGIPLPAGILDGIL, encoded by the coding sequence ATGGCCGAGAAGTCCCGGCCCGATTACGCGCAATATGTCGTCTGTGCGGTGATGGTCGCCGTCGGCGCCTTCCTGCTCTATGACGCGCTGACCATGCCGGGCGGATACGCCGAGGTGGATCCCGTTGGGCCGCGCTTCTTTCCGATCGTCATCGGCGCGGGGCTGCTGGTGATGTCCATCGTCCTGGCCATCGCGATCCCGCGTGGTCTCAAGGGTGAGGCCGATGCCGGTGAGGACATCGACCCGGATATGCCCAGCGACTGGCGCACCGTCGGGCTGCTGGTCGGCCTGTTCGTCATGCTCATCGTTCTGGTGAATCCGCTCGGGTGGACGATCACCAGCGCGCTGTTCTTCGCCGGGTGCGCCACCGTGCTGGGCAGCAGGCATTACGTGCGCAATATTGCGATCGGTGTGGTGCTGGCGCTGGCCAGTTTCTACGCGTTCTACTCCGGGCTCGGAATCCCGCTGCCCGCAGGCATTCTGGATGGGATTCTGTAA
- a CDS encoding tripartite tricarboxylate transporter substrate binding protein: MFERGRVTTGVVIAVIAALLLSACGVTRGEETGLHRLRMMVPNSPGGGYDLTARTAVKIMEDDEITGRVEVFNVIGAGGTVAMARLMNERGNGDLMMMMGLGVVGAVFTNGSTARASDATALAKVVEEQEGILVPADSPFQTVQDFVDAWKADPAKVTVGGGSNPGGPDHLFPMETAKAVGLDPTKVNFISYDGGGDLLTALLGNKIAAGTSGLGEYVDQIEAGQVRVLAVSGEERVEGVDAPTLKEAGIDLTFTNWRGVLAPPGISEDDRAAMVKILEELHATDAWKEALVKNGWTDAFMTGTAFEEFLDEQDRRVETTLTDLGLV, from the coding sequence ATGTTCGAACGGGGTCGGGTGACCACAGGCGTGGTCATCGCCGTGATCGCCGCGCTGCTACTTTCCGCGTGCGGGGTCACCCGCGGCGAGGAGACCGGGCTGCACCGCCTGCGCATGATGGTGCCCAACAGCCCCGGTGGAGGTTACGACCTCACGGCGCGCACCGCGGTCAAGATCATGGAGGACGACGAGATCACCGGCCGTGTCGAGGTGTTCAACGTGATCGGCGCCGGTGGCACCGTCGCGATGGCGCGCCTGATGAACGAGCGTGGCAACGGCGACCTCATGATGATGATGGGCCTCGGTGTGGTCGGCGCGGTCTTCACCAACGGATCGACCGCGCGCGCTTCGGATGCCACCGCGCTGGCCAAGGTCGTCGAGGAGCAGGAAGGCATCCTGGTGCCCGCCGACTCACCGTTCCAGACGGTGCAGGATTTCGTCGACGCGTGGAAGGCCGATCCGGCCAAGGTCACCGTCGGCGGGGGATCCAATCCCGGCGGCCCGGACCACCTGTTCCCGATGGAGACCGCCAAGGCGGTCGGTCTGGACCCGACGAAGGTCAACTTCATCTCCTATGACGGCGGCGGCGATCTGCTGACTGCTCTGCTGGGCAACAAGATCGCGGCCGGCACGTCAGGCCTGGGCGAATACGTCGACCAGATCGAGGCCGGCCAGGTGCGGGTGCTCGCGGTGTCCGGAGAAGAGCGGGTCGAAGGTGTCGATGCACCGACGCTCAAGGAGGCAGGCATCGACTTGACCTTCACCAACTGGCGCGGAGTCCTGGCCCCGCCCGGAATCTCCGAGGACGACCGAGCGGCGATGGTCAAGATCCTGGAGGAGTTGCACGCAACCGACGCATGGAAGGAGGCGCTGGTGAAGAACGGTTGGACTGATGCCTTCATGACCGGCACCGCATTCGAGGAGTTCCTCGACGAGCAGGATCGCCGGGTCGAGACGACGCTGACGGATCTGGGGCTGGTGTGA
- a CDS encoding ATP-binding protein: MDAKEVVVIKNTSWGRSLAGQFLVFQLVVVAVVLVAVAAVSVAQSTREFREVRGLRMIAVAENMASTPIVRDRYSDPFAEKFLAAEVDRAVALSGASLAEILGPDGAVRASSDPTRVGVRTDLGPSRADEGRAWFGDADVAGVHSIIGQVPILSSDGEVLAVASVSEGYPSVWQLFSGAGERLLVYLGLGAVLGLAASWLLSRRIKRHTRGLEVTEIAGLADHREALLHSIREGVVAVNPDGVITVLNDSAQELLEIGADSVGRRADAVGLEQAVVDFLLSGEGENDVVIATRSRVLALNRRAASSQGRRIGTVTTMRDSTELAALQAQLSSHRSVTDTLRAQTHEFANQLHTISGLVQLGEFDAVHDLVGTLTRRRAEINDAVTQRVSDPAVAALLIAKTSLAAESGVTLSLHTDSHLRALPPALATDAITVLGNLIDNAVDVSVGSAHAQVTVRVDDTDGLLMAVTDSGPGVPPERRELVFARGVTSKSEGAGGPAEKRGIGLALVRLVTAQHGGHARIDDAPGGGASFVVRLPESALAAGRGQRQGSSESARA; the protein is encoded by the coding sequence ATGGACGCAAAGGAAGTAGTGGTCATTAAGAACACGAGCTGGGGCCGCAGCCTCGCCGGGCAGTTCCTGGTGTTTCAGCTGGTCGTCGTCGCGGTGGTGCTCGTCGCCGTGGCGGCGGTATCGGTGGCGCAGTCGACCCGCGAGTTCCGCGAGGTCCGCGGGCTGCGGATGATCGCCGTCGCCGAGAACATGGCCTCGACGCCGATCGTGCGGGACCGGTACTCCGATCCGTTCGCCGAGAAGTTCCTGGCCGCCGAGGTCGACCGGGCGGTGGCCCTGTCCGGGGCCAGCCTGGCCGAGATCCTCGGACCCGACGGCGCCGTGCGGGCGTCCTCGGATCCCACCCGCGTCGGGGTGCGGACCGACCTGGGTCCGAGCCGGGCCGACGAGGGCCGGGCCTGGTTCGGTGACGCCGACGTGGCGGGGGTGCACAGCATCATCGGGCAGGTCCCGATCCTGTCCAGTGACGGTGAGGTGCTCGCGGTCGCCTCGGTCAGCGAGGGCTATCCCTCGGTATGGCAGCTGTTCAGCGGCGCCGGCGAACGGCTGCTGGTCTATCTGGGTCTGGGTGCCGTGCTCGGGCTGGCGGCCTCCTGGCTGCTGTCCCGCCGCATCAAACGGCACACCCGCGGGTTGGAGGTCACCGAGATCGCCGGCCTGGCCGATCATCGGGAGGCCTTGCTGCACAGCATCCGTGAGGGGGTGGTGGCGGTGAACCCGGACGGGGTGATCACGGTGCTCAACGACAGCGCGCAGGAACTGCTGGAGATCGGCGCCGACAGCGTCGGCCGCCGCGCCGACGCCGTCGGCCTCGAGCAGGCGGTGGTGGACTTCCTGCTCTCCGGCGAAGGCGAGAACGATGTCGTCATCGCCACCCGCAGCCGGGTACTGGCGCTGAACCGGCGCGCGGCCAGCAGCCAGGGCCGGCGTATCGGTACCGTGACCACGATGCGCGACAGCACCGAACTGGCGGCCCTGCAGGCGCAGTTGTCCTCGCACCGCAGTGTCACCGACACCCTGCGGGCCCAGACCCACGAGTTCGCCAATCAGTTGCATACCATCTCGGGCCTGGTTCAGCTGGGCGAGTTCGACGCGGTGCACGATCTGGTGGGCACCCTGACCCGGCGCCGCGCCGAGATCAACGATGCTGTCACCCAACGGGTTTCCGACCCCGCGGTGGCGGCCCTGCTGATCGCCAAGACATCGCTGGCCGCCGAGAGCGGGGTGACGCTGAGCCTGCACACCGACAGTCACCTGCGCGCGCTGCCGCCGGCGCTGGCCACCGATGCGATCACCGTGCTGGGCAATCTGATCGACAATGCCGTCGACGTCTCGGTGGGCTCCGCGCACGCCCAGGTGACCGTGCGCGTCGATGACACCGACGGTCTGCTGATGGCGGTCACGGATTCCGGTCCGGGTGTGCCACCTGAACGCCGGGAACTGGTGTTCGCCCGCGGTGTCACCTCGAAGTCCGAGGGTGCGGGTGGGCCCGCCGAGAAAAGAGGTATCGGGCTAGCCCTGGTGCGGCTGGTGACAGCCCAGCACGGCGGGCACGCCCGGATCGACGACGCCCCCGGCGGCGGTGCGTCGTTCGTGGTTCGGCTACCGGAGTCGGCGCTGGCGGCCGGGCGAGGGCAGCGACAGGGAAGCAGCGAGTCGGCTCGTGCGTGA
- a CDS encoding response regulator has translation MRDVLIVDDDFMVAEIHRRFVERIEGFQPVAVARSGAEALAAAAAHRPHLILLDVYLPDMTGLEVLHRLRADGDHVGVIMITAARELDTVRGALDGGAADYLIKPFEFDQLQTKLAAFAARADALASDGGADQSMIDALFGGPATAATPDVLPKGLGAETGRLVLDAVRAADEVSAAECADLVGISRVSARRYLEHYLAAGALELRLQYGVGRPERRYRTAG, from the coding sequence GTGCGTGATGTGCTGATCGTCGACGACGATTTCATGGTGGCCGAGATCCACCGCCGTTTCGTGGAGCGCATCGAGGGTTTCCAGCCGGTCGCGGTGGCCCGCAGTGGCGCGGAGGCGCTCGCGGCGGCAGCGGCCCACCGCCCGCACCTGATCCTGCTGGATGTGTACCTGCCCGATATGACGGGCCTGGAGGTCCTGCACAGGTTGCGCGCCGACGGCGATCACGTCGGCGTCATCATGATCACCGCGGCCCGTGAGCTGGACACCGTCCGCGGCGCTCTGGACGGCGGTGCGGCCGACTATCTGATCAAACCCTTCGAGTTCGACCAGTTGCAGACCAAGCTGGCCGCATTCGCCGCCCGGGCCGACGCGCTGGCCTCCGACGGCGGAGCGGACCAGTCGATGATCGACGCACTTTTCGGCGGCCCCGCGACGGCTGCCACGCCCGACGTCCTGCCGAAGGGTCTCGGCGCCGAGACCGGTCGCCTGGTGCTCGACGCGGTACGCGCGGCCGACGAGGTCTCGGCCGCCGAATGCGCCGATCTGGTGGGGATCTCCCGGGTCAGCGCCCGCCGCTACCTGGAGCACTATCTGGCCGCCGGCGCGCTGGAACTGCGTCTGCAGTACGGCGTGGGCCGGCCCGAGCGCCGCTACCGCACCGCGGGTTGA
- a CDS encoding serine hydrolase domain-containing protein, with translation MSIRRAAAVLLTLVVLTGCSTGPGGPHRRTDPSQADAVARIVDEAMTRGHLKAVLIRVTEDGQEVLTRAFGESMTGVPATAAMHFRNGAVAISYVATVLLKLVERGTVGLDDKLSTWLPDIPHADQVTLGQLARMTSGYADYVIGNEEFQKAFYNNPFRQWTPEELLRFATAKPLYYPPGTNWNYAHTNYVLLGLALEKATGRDMADLLADEVLGPLGLTSTANSFTAEIPAPILHAFTSERRETLGIPSGTRFYEESTFWNPSWTITRGAVQTTNIYDMAAGAAAIGSGTLLTRDSYQTMTAPDLRGKTFALPGCPTCAPQTEGYTYGVGIVISGGWLLQNPLFAGQSGVAAYLPAKKIAIAIAVTYLPEAFDDTGDYPNAAEALFRAVGAELAPDDAPPTPPGAPK, from the coding sequence ATGAGTATCCGGCGCGCGGCTGCGGTGCTGCTCACCCTTGTTGTGCTGACCGGGTGCTCGACCGGCCCGGGCGGCCCTCACCGCCGCACCGATCCCAGCCAGGCCGATGCGGTGGCACGGATCGTCGACGAGGCAATGACACGTGGGCACCTCAAGGCCGTGCTCATCAGGGTCACCGAGGACGGGCAGGAGGTGCTGACCCGCGCCTTCGGTGAATCCATGACGGGTGTGCCCGCCACTGCCGCCATGCACTTCCGCAACGGTGCGGTGGCGATCTCCTATGTGGCCACCGTGCTGTTGAAGCTGGTCGAGCGGGGCACGGTCGGACTCGATGACAAACTCTCGACGTGGCTGCCCGACATCCCGCACGCCGATCAGGTGACCCTGGGTCAACTCGCCCGCATGACCTCCGGGTACGCCGACTATGTGATCGGCAATGAGGAGTTCCAGAAAGCGTTCTACAACAATCCTTTCCGGCAGTGGACGCCCGAGGAGCTACTACGGTTCGCGACCGCCAAGCCGCTCTACTATCCGCCCGGCACCAACTGGAACTACGCCCACACCAATTACGTGCTGCTCGGGCTGGCGCTGGAGAAGGCCACCGGCCGCGATATGGCCGACCTGCTGGCCGACGAGGTGCTGGGCCCGCTGGGACTGACCAGCACCGCCAACTCGTTCACCGCCGAGATACCCGCGCCGATCTTGCACGCGTTCACCTCGGAACGCCGTGAAACGCTCGGCATCCCCAGCGGCACACGGTTCTACGAAGAGTCCACCTTCTGGAACCCGTCCTGGACGATCACCCGCGGCGCCGTGCAGACCACGAACATCTACGATATGGCGGCCGGCGCCGCCGCCATCGGTTCGGGCACGCTGCTGACCCGCGATTCGTATCAGACGATGACCGCGCCGGACCTGCGCGGTAAGACTTTCGCCCTACCGGGCTGCCCCACCTGCGCACCGCAGACCGAGGGCTACACCTACGGTGTCGGCATCGTCATCTCCGGTGGCTGGCTGCTGCAGAACCCGTTGTTCGCCGGCCAGTCCGGGGTCGCGGCGTACCTGCCGGCGAAGAAGATCGCCATCGCGATCGCGGTCACCTATCTGCCCGAGGCGTTCGATGACACCGGCGACTATCCGAACGCGGCCGAGGCGCTGTTCCGTGCGGTCGGGGCCGAACTGGCCCCCGACGACGCTCCCCCGACACCGCCGGGCGCGCCGAAGTAG
- a CDS encoding type 1 glutamine amidotransferase, with product MAPTVLFLYNDPIATEAMLGEAFTDAGYDVHTFEVVPSSRTADPAVAVDFPDPTAFDVIVPLGARWPVYDEALRATWVGAETELVRQAAAAGIPTLGVCFGGQLLAQAFGGSVFRSETPEIGWYELESDRHELIPGGPWFEWHFDRWTLPPGATEIGRTPGTSQAFTLGRSVALQFHPELDPALLELWLDDDREAGEAALGGCTHDELRSRTAELYDDAAQRIRRLVQGFLAYTARQPCPSS from the coding sequence GTGGCCCCGACAGTTCTTTTTCTCTACAACGACCCCATCGCCACCGAGGCGATGCTCGGCGAGGCGTTCACCGACGCCGGCTACGACGTGCACACCTTCGAGGTCGTGCCTTCGTCACGGACCGCCGACCCGGCCGTCGCCGTCGACTTTCCCGACCCCACCGCCTTTGACGTCATCGTGCCGCTGGGGGCACGCTGGCCGGTGTACGACGAAGCCCTCAGGGCCACCTGGGTGGGCGCGGAGACCGAACTGGTCCGCCAGGCCGCGGCCGCCGGCATCCCAACCCTCGGCGTCTGCTTCGGCGGGCAGCTCCTGGCGCAGGCCTTCGGCGGCAGCGTCTTCCGCTCCGAGACCCCCGAGATCGGCTGGTATGAACTGGAATCCGATCGCCACGAGCTGATCCCGGGCGGCCCGTGGTTCGAATGGCATTTCGACCGCTGGACGCTGCCGCCGGGCGCCACCGAGATCGGGCGGACACCCGGCACCTCGCAGGCCTTCACGCTCGGCCGGTCGGTGGCGCTGCAGTTCCATCCCGAACTGGATCCGGCACTGCTCGAACTCTGGCTCGACGATGACCGCGAAGCCGGCGAGGCCGCGCTGGGCGGCTGCACCCACGATGAACTGCGCTCGCGCACAGCCGAATTATATGACGATGCGGCCCAGCGGATCAGGCGCCTGGTACAGGGCTTCCTGGCGTACACGGCGCGTCAGCCGTGCCCCAGTTCGTGA
- a CDS encoding TIGR01777 family oxidoreductase — protein MGIEYDSIVDHPIDEVFAWHTRSGAMRRLVPPWQPMTVIAETDSLADGQAVLGLPGGLRWVAQHEPAEFDPPHRFVDTLAADGPASWPARVIGTWRHTHEYAEAGTGTRVYDRIDAVVPAAALRPMFVYRHTQLAEDLDAHRAAGLAPMVIAVTGAGGLVGDALTAFLSTGGHRVIRLVRGTPTGSDERQWDPHNPAPDLLAGVDAVVHLAGASIAGRFTDAHRAAIRDSRIGPTRKLAEVAARVVDGPKVFVSASAVGYYGYERGDSLLTEDATMGGGFLADVVADWEAATEPAAAAGMRVVNVRTGVVQSARGGTLRLLRPLFAAGLGGRLGSGTQWLSWIGIDDLLDVYHRALYDDRLAGPVNAVAPEPVRNNDYTAALGRVLHRPTLLPVPSFGPKLLLGAQGARELAEADQRVVPAKLTGLGHTFRRPVIDAALSHELGHG, from the coding sequence ATGGGTATCGAGTACGACAGCATCGTCGACCATCCGATCGACGAGGTCTTCGCCTGGCACACCAGGTCAGGGGCCATGCGACGGCTGGTGCCCCCCTGGCAGCCGATGACGGTGATCGCCGAGACCGACTCGCTGGCCGACGGCCAGGCGGTGCTCGGGCTGCCCGGCGGGCTGCGCTGGGTGGCCCAGCACGAGCCTGCGGAGTTCGACCCACCGCACCGATTCGTCGACACCCTGGCCGCCGACGGTCCGGCATCCTGGCCGGCGCGGGTGATCGGCACCTGGCGGCACACCCACGAGTACGCCGAGGCGGGCACCGGCACGCGGGTGTATGACCGCATCGACGCGGTCGTCCCGGCGGCGGCGTTGCGGCCGATGTTCGTCTACCGGCACACCCAGCTGGCCGAGGATCTCGACGCGCACCGCGCTGCCGGCCTGGCGCCGATGGTGATCGCCGTGACCGGCGCCGGCGGTCTGGTCGGCGATGCCCTGACCGCGTTCCTGAGCACCGGTGGCCATCGTGTCATCCGGCTGGTGCGCGGCACCCCGACGGGATCCGATGAGCGCCAGTGGGATCCCCACAACCCCGCACCGGACCTGCTGGCGGGCGTGGATGCCGTCGTGCACCTGGCCGGGGCCTCGATTGCGGGACGGTTCACCGATGCGCACCGGGCCGCGATCCGGGACAGCCGGATCGGGCCCACCCGCAAGCTCGCGGAAGTCGCCGCACGTGTCGTCGACGGCCCCAAGGTCTTCGTCAGCGCCTCGGCCGTCGGCTATTACGGCTACGAACGCGGGGACTCGCTGCTCACCGAGGACGCCACGATGGGCGGCGGGTTCCTCGCCGATGTGGTGGCCGACTGGGAGGCCGCGACCGAACCCGCCGCGGCCGCCGGCATGCGCGTGGTCAACGTCCGCACCGGTGTGGTGCAGTCCGCCCGCGGCGGCACCCTGCGACTGCTGCGCCCACTGTTCGCCGCCGGTCTCGGCGGTCGACTGGGCAGCGGCACCCAATGGCTGTCCTGGATCGGCATCGACGATCTGCTCGACGTGTATCACCGCGCGTTGTACGACGACCGGTTGGCGGGCCCGGTGAACGCGGTGGCGCCAGAACCGGTGCGCAACAACGACTACACCGCCGCACTGGGCAGGGTGCTGCATCGGCCGACGCTGCTGCCGGTGCCGTCTTTCGGTCCGAAGCTACTGCTGGGCGCCCAGGGCGCCCGGGAACTCGCCGAGGCCGATCAGCGGGTGGTGCCGGCGAAGCTGACCGGGTTGGGCCATACCTTCCGTCGCCCCGTCATCGACGCGGCGCTCTCTCACGAACTGGGGCACGGCTGA
- a CDS encoding phosphoribosyltransferase, with product MGETTAGFANRREAGRVLASGLAHHRGAAGTVVLGLARGGVPVGWEVAVALSLPFDAFLVRKLGLPHWPELAMGALSTGGTVVRNEDVIRSQAVTEDQLFEVIERERVELRRREAAYGVEGAPDLAGRTVMLVDDGIATGASMLAAIRAVRAGGAARVVVAVPVASRTALRLVGDEADEVVCLDEPPDFRAVGQAYDDFTQTSDDEVRALLARRR from the coding sequence ATGGGAGAAACGACCGCCGGCTTTGCGAACCGCCGGGAAGCCGGACGGGTGCTGGCGTCCGGGTTGGCGCACCATCGTGGCGCGGCGGGCACGGTGGTGCTGGGGCTGGCGCGCGGCGGCGTCCCGGTCGGCTGGGAGGTCGCGGTCGCGCTGAGCCTCCCGTTCGATGCCTTCCTGGTCCGCAAGCTCGGCCTGCCACACTGGCCCGAGCTGGCGATGGGGGCGCTGTCCACCGGCGGCACCGTGGTGCGCAACGAGGATGTGATCCGCAGCCAGGCGGTCACCGAGGACCAGCTGTTCGAGGTCATCGAGCGCGAGCGGGTGGAGTTGCGCCGCCGCGAGGCGGCCTACGGCGTCGAGGGGGCGCCGGATCTGGCCGGCCGCACCGTGATGCTGGTCGACGACGGTATCGCCACCGGCGCGAGCATGCTCGCCGCGATCCGGGCCGTTCGTGCGGGGGGTGCTGCGCGCGTGGTGGTGGCGGTCCCGGTGGCTTCTCGCACCGCACTGCGGCTGGTCGGCGACGAGGCCGACGAGGTGGTGTGCCTGGACGAACCGCCGGACTTTCGGGCGGTCGGGCAGGCCTACGACGATTTCACCCAGACCAGCGACGACGAGGTGCGTGCGCTGCTGGCCCGGCGTCGCTAG
- a CDS encoding DivIVA domain-containing protein: protein MPLTPADVHNVAFSKPPIGKRGYNEDEVDAFLDLVENELTRLIEENADLRQRVSELDSELAGARSGGGIQATQTIPPYQAPQPEPEPEPVQPVYEAPAPVAPVAQQAPVSEDSHLRAAKVLSLAQDTADRLTGTAKAESDKLLADARAQADAMVSEARSTAETTVADARAKADALLSDAQTRSETQLRQAQEKADALQADAERKHSEIMGTINQQRTVLEGRLEQLRTFEREYRTRLKTYLESQLEELGQRGSAAPVDSAAGNEGGGFNQFNRGNN from the coding sequence ATGCCGCTCACTCCAGCCGACGTTCACAACGTCGCATTCAGTAAGCCGCCGATCGGCAAGCGCGGCTACAACGAGGACGAGGTAGACGCCTTCCTCGACCTGGTCGAGAACGAGCTGACCAGGCTCATCGAGGAGAACGCCGACCTGCGTCAGCGGGTGTCCGAGCTCGACTCGGAGCTGGCCGGTGCACGTTCCGGTGGAGGCATCCAGGCGACCCAGACGATCCCGCCCTATCAGGCCCCGCAGCCGGAGCCCGAGCCCGAGCCGGTCCAGCCGGTGTACGAGGCTCCCGCGCCGGTGGCACCCGTGGCGCAGCAGGCCCCGGTCTCCGAGGATTCGCATCTGCGGGCGGCCAAGGTGCTCAGCCTGGCCCAGGACACCGCGGACCGCCTGACCGGTACGGCCAAGGCCGAGTCGGACAAGCTGCTCGCCGATGCCCGCGCCCAGGCCGACGCCATGGTCAGTGAGGCGCGCAGCACCGCCGAGACGACCGTCGCCGACGCCCGCGCCAAGGCCGACGCCCTGCTGTCTGATGCCCAGACCCGCTCCGAGACGCAGCTGCGTCAGGCGCAGGAGAAGGCCGATGCCCTGCAGGCCGATGCCGAGCGCAAGCACTCCGAGATCATGGGCACCATCAACCAGCAGCGCACCGTGCTGGAGGGCCGCCTCGAGCAGCTGCGCACCTTCGAACGCGAGTACCGCACCCGCCTCAAGACCTACCTGGAATCTCAGCTCGAGGAGCTGGGCCAGCGCGGTTCCGCGGCACCGGTCGATTCCGCTGCCGGTAACGAGGGCGGCGGCTTCAACCAGTTCAACCGGGGTAACAACTGA
- a CDS encoding YggT family protein, producing MSMVFQILGFVLFVFWLLLIARVVVEFIRSFSRDWQPSGATVVVLELILSVTDPPVKLLRRIIPQLTIGAVRFDLSIMVLLLVAFIGMQLAFGAAASATI from the coding sequence TTGTCGATGGTCTTTCAAATCCTGGGTTTTGTGCTGTTCGTCTTCTGGCTGTTGCTGATCGCCCGGGTCGTTGTCGAATTCATCCGGTCGTTCAGTCGCGACTGGCAGCCCAGCGGTGCCACGGTGGTGGTGCTGGAACTCATCCTCAGCGTCACCGATCCGCCGGTGAAACTGCTGCGCCGGATCATCCCGCAGCTCACCATCGGCGCGGTGCGATTCGATCTGTCGATCATGGTGTTGTTGCTGGTCGCGTTCATCGGCATGCAGCTGGCATTCGGTGCCGCAGCCAGCGCCACGATCTGA